One genomic region from Rosa rugosa chromosome 1, drRosRugo1.1, whole genome shotgun sequence encodes:
- the LOC133723233 gene encoding very-long-chain (3R)-3-hydroxyacyl-CoA dehydratase PASTICCINO 2A encodes MAGSLSLLLRRLYLSLYNWTLFIGWSQVLYLAVKTLRESGPEQVYNALDRPLQFAQSAAFLEILHGLVGLVRSPITATLPQISSRLFLVWGILWSFPETQSHVLVSSLVVSWSITEIIRYSFYGMKETLGFAPSWLQWLRYSTFMLLYPIGITSEVGLIYLAMPHIKNSEKYCIRMPNKWNFSFDYICAAIVALGFYVPGIPHMYGYMLTQRKKVLSKSKAE; translated from the exons ATGGCGGGATCTTTGTCTCTTCTTCTCAGACGGCTTTACCTTTCCCTCTACAACTGGACCCTCTTCATCGGATG GTCTCAGGTGCTGTATCTTGCCGTGAAGACACTTCGGGAATCGGGCCCCGAGCAGGTTTACAATGCCCTCGACCGCCCACTTCAGTTTGCTCAATCCGCCGCGTTTTTGGAGATTCTTCATGGCTTAGTGG GTTTGGTGAGATCTCCTATAACAGCCACACTGCCACAGATTAGTTCGAGGTTGTTTCTGGTTTGGGGGATCCTGTGGAGCTTTCCTGAG ACTCAGAGTCATGTCCTTGTGAGCTCTTTGGTCGTCAGCTGGTCCATCACTGAG ATTATTCGATACTCTTTCTATGGCATGAAAGAGACTCTTGGTTTTGCGCCTTCCTGGCTCCAGTGGCTCAG GTATAGCACCTTCATGTTGTTGTATCCAATTGGGATCACAAGTGAAGTTGGCTTAATATATCTTGCCATGCCACAcattaag AATTCTGAGAAGTATTGTATAAGGATGCCAAACAAGTGGAACTTCTCTTTTGATTACATCTGTGCTGCGATTGTAGCCCTAGGATTCTATGTCCCAGGCAT TCCTCACATGTACGGGTATATGCTTACGCAGAGGAAGAAAGTTCTTTCAAAATCTAAAGCGGAGTAG
- the LOC133723240 gene encoding guanosine nucleotide diphosphate dissociation inhibitor At5g09550-like — protein sequence MDEEYDVIVLGTGLKECILSGLLSVDGLKVLHMDRNDYYGGESTSLNLNQLWKRFRGDDKPPETLGSSRDYNVDMIPKFMMANGGLVRVLIHTDVTKYLNFKAVDGSFVYNKGKIHKVPANDVEALKSPLMGLFEKRRARKFFLYVQDYEENNPKSHEGMDLSQVTARDLISKYGLDDNTVDFIGHALALHRDDNYLGEPALDFVKRMKLYAESLARFQGGSPYIYPLYGLGELPQAFARLSAVYGGTYMLSKPECKVEFDESGKAFGVTSEGETAKCKKVVCDPSYLPDKVTKVGKVARAICIMSHPIPNTNDSHSVQVILPQKQLGRKSDMYLFCCSYSHNVAPSGKYIAFVLTEAETDNPQVELKPGTDLLGPIDEIFFDTYDRYKPTNQSDVDHCFISGSYDATTHFETTVQDVLDMYSKITGKVLDLTVDLSAASAAEE from the exons ATGGATGAAGAATACGACGTCATAGTGCTCGGAACTGGCCTCAAAGAATGCATTCTCAGCGGCCTTCTCTCCGTTGATGGTCTCAAG GTACTGCATATGGATAGGAATGACTATTATGGAGGAGAGTCTACTTCACTTAATCTCAACCAG CTTTGGAAGAGATTCAGGGGCGATGATAAGCCTCCAGAGACTTTGGGCTCAAGTAGAGACTACAATGTTGATATGATCCCCAAG TTCATGATGGCAAATGGTGGTTTGGTTCGCGTCCTCATTCACACCGATGTTACTAAATATCTGAATTTCAAGGCTGTAGATGGTAGTTTTGTGTATAACAAAGGGAAG ATCCACAAAGTACCAGCTAATGACGTGGAAGCACTCAAATCTCCACTCATGGGATTATTTGAGAAGCGCCGTGCTCGCAAGTTTTTCCTTTATGTGCAAGACTATGAGGAGAATAATCCAAAATCTCATGAAGGCATGGACCTCAGCCAAGTTACAGCAAGAGATCTTATTTC GAAGTACGGGCTAGATGACAACACAGTTGATTTCATTGGGCATGCACTAGCACTCCACCGAGATGACAATTACTTGGGAGAGCCTGCTCTGGATTTTGTGAAGAGGATGAAG TTATATGCAGAGTCCTTAGCACGCTTTCAAGGAGGATCTCCTTATATCTACCCATTATATGGTCTAGGAGAGCTACCCCAG GCATTTGCAAGGCTGAGTGCTGTTTATGGAGGCACATACATGCTCAGCAAGCCAGAGTGCAAG GTAGAGTTTGATGAAAGTGGAAAGGCATTTGGTGTGACTTCAGAAGGCGAAACTGCAAAGTGCAAAAAAGTTGTATGTGATCCTTCTTATTTGCCTGATAAG GTGACGAAGGTGGGGAAAGTTGCCCGTGCTATATGTATTATGAGCCATCCCATCCCAAACACCAACGATTCTCATTCAGTGCAGGTTATTCTGCCTCAGAAGCAACTTGGACGTAAATCTGATAT GTATCTTTTTTGCTGCTCCTATTCTCACAATGTAGCTCCAAGTGGGAAATACATTGCTTTTGTTTTAACAGAAGCAGAGACCGATAATCCTCAGGTTGAGTTGAAGCCTGGCACAGATCTCCTGGGACCTATAGATGAGATCTTTTTTGACACTTACGATAGATACAAACCTACTAACCAGTCTGATGTTGACCACTGTTTCATATCTGGG AGTTATGATGCGACTACACACTTTGAGACTACTGTACAAGATGTGCTTGACATGTATAGCAAGATAACTGGAAAg GTTCTTGACTTGACTGTGGATCTGAGTGCTGCCAGCGCCGCTGAAGAatga